The following DNA comes from Plodia interpunctella isolate USDA-ARS_2022_Savannah chromosome 1, ilPloInte3.2, whole genome shotgun sequence.
ctcttcaatacaataataataatgaattaagcACTCGTCTAAACAatcaaacttatttatatacagtCGAAAGTAATTACTCACTATGGCAACACTGCTATCTGTCAACAATTCGCAAACTAAAGCGGCGCAACTCCACAATCTCACTAACacactaaaaaaaatcaacccgTAGCACTTATTCTATCATACGATACGTGAATTTACCTTTTGTCAcattcagtttttttataagttactaaattgctatttttttaatagtacatagttaaaataattttgatgtaaaaaaaaaatatcaattttttaaaataaaaatccttctctaatcaatatatttgtactttttgtccttttaatgttaatttaatgttttccaaaatgttattctctacataaaaaattgaatgtgacaatttaatgaaattcattCACAATTAAATATCTCTCATATAAAAGGTTAAATGCTTTCCCTATTGCTCTAGATACTTAAATAATGTGAATTCTAATGTTCAGggaagtaaatataattttgtgactCGCTTACAATACTCTTACGATATACTAAATAACTATAACATTGTActctaaaaaatatgtataagtataattgAAGGCTAACATGAGATTGTAATCAcagtaattgttatttaagtaACGAGCCCACATCattactacaaaataaatcGTGTCTGTCCATCCGTACGAACCAACGCAAGCCGTCACTACCCTCTATATACACGTATCGAAGGCAACAACAaggtatactttatttattgcttttgttATCATTATGTACTTTACATATCACCTCAGTTTATATACAATGAGATTGTCAATATCTTTGACCACGGGACAGCCGAAATTATGATCAGTCTCAACACAGTGACATTTAACAATTGTACATAGTTGATGTTACATCAGGTAAATATAATGACACAGTCATTAATGTAAatgattataatgtaatatctaGACGTCGTTCCGTCAAAATTTATCATAACATTTAAGAATTTAAGCTCCGTCATATTTGTTCGTATACAAGGATTAACATTAGTGTGCTGTCTGATGTCCCTGGTTATGTTCATCTCCCTACGGCCGTGATACAGTCTAATATTTCTCTAGTGAGTGCACTCTATAAAAGAAACGGTTACCCAACGACTACAGCAGCACTAACAATCACCTAAATGacttgtgaaatattttacctacaatatattctatatatagtatatatataaatgcaatCTGCAAAATGCATAAAACAAcagttatttatatctataaattgtataaaatattaaataaaatctattgaaGTGAGGTAGTTGGATGGAATTTCACAATTTGTGTggatatctttttttttttttaattttatatttgccgCATTGGCCCAAATGCTGAGGTAGATGGATGGAATTACTATGTAAGAGGCCCTACTACGTGACAGGGACCTTACATACACATTACAAAATCACTACTCACtatattatctaataaaacAATCTCACATTGAGTGGCGAGTCGACGATCTGAACTAAGGTGAGGTGCTACCTACGTGAGACACGAGGAGCTGGGTGaactaaactataattatagtGAATGAATGAGAACTTTTCTGAACTGCAAAGGAATGCTTCAATACTCCGCGAGAAAACTTCGTCGACGACAGAACCTTTCTCCTCCAACAAAAATAAGTGACCTGTAACATCTGCAACCTATTCCTGGCACGGGCTCAAACCATTAAttctacatttaaaatttacattacaatattggAAATGGCACCAACGACATTCCACGGGTCAACAATTAAACCGTAAAACGAAGAATCAGCTAATGACCACAAAATATAACACTCAAGCACCGTTTGAAAAACCATCAACAAAACTGTCCTGTGTTCGTCGGCTGCGCGACTAATTCAACACTCCTACTGTGACGTCAATATTATTTCATGACGCGTTCTTGTGTTCGTCTTCTGAGTAATCCCCTTCTTCTTGCCCGCTATTATCCATGTCCTGCTCAGAATTATTCATTCTGTTTCTATCATCGTCATTGTAATCTTTACTGTTCTCTTTATCTGCAGCTTCATGTTTATCTATTTCCATGTCACTGATGCTGTCATTCCTCTGTCTCTCTTTACCCAAATCGAGTGGTTCGTCAGAATTACGCATGATATCAGGCTTGGTCATGGTGTCTGTGTATTGCCGCTGCATCTGCTTCAGAAAGCGCTGGTGAGCCAAGTTGGTTGGGTGCGGGGGCAGTGACCCCATCTGTGGGGAAGGCTCGTCGTATGTCTTCCTGTCCATGTGCATAGTAGTCATTTGTTGTGCTAATTTCGCAGCGTTCATAcctgaaattatttcaaacatgtcaaacctaaaaaaaaatcgaagattATGCATGCACCTATGATTTTGGAAGATTAAGCAGGTATGTTATGTTGGAAAAACGAAAAAATGTGCAATATGTAATGGAATATGTCTTTTGGAATTGTTTGCCATCTTCATGACATGaaaaatcaaatgttattCTGGAAATATGAGATGTCATACCGAATAAGTTCTCACCGAAGTACTGCATATAGGTGTCGAGTATAGCGGAGCCTCCGTAGCCGGGCGGGTAATCATCATGCTTCATCGCAGCGCCGAGGTTGTGAGGCAGGTTCTCCATTGTCTTGGCTGTGACGGCGCGGACTGCTGGCACTTTTGTGATGGTCGTGTTGGCAAGATTGTTTATGTCTGAAGGAGATGAgatatcatttttgaaaagaaattgaaattgaaagaaAAGGTTAAATATAGTCTTGGATTGTTTAAACTTGCATTGTTTGAAAAGTTTTGTAACAATGCCAACAAATTGCTTGTTCTAGAATTTGGTCAATTCCACAGTGGACATAATGGTACAGCTTCTTCACGTATTGTGCTTTGTAAGCTTAGTCGGGTTGATATTTGATCGAAATGATTAATGATCTCCCAAAATGTTCAATAAAAAGGTTTGTTATATAGTGGACGATGCTTCTGTTAGCATCTTTTTGTGATACTCCCGCGCTTTAGGAGCAAGATCTTCTGTTGTACTAAATCGTCCTTATAGTTTAAAGATACTCACGCGGCGGCGAGACAGGTATGCTGTCCTGGTAGCGGGACTGGCTGAGATCGTCGTTGTCGTTGTCTCCGCAGATGGAGCTGCTCTCAGAAGCGGCAGACTTGGCGTCCAGCTTTATGTCCGACCGTCGCGGACCGGTGGGCGAGGCCCGAGCTCGTAACTGTTCGGGGGACACCTTCACGCCCGCTTTGGCTAGTAGTCTGAAATGGTAGATTGAGTCAGTTGCTGGTAGATGGTAGAATCTGGTCTGGAgatgataaagaaaaaaagaagaatgTGTGCTTGCCCATTAGATGAGTAGTAATAACTTGATCACTAAAGTGGAgacatgttttataacatgctGATTTTGTATAATGACTATtgcctttaaataaaaaacgtagCCTGAATATCTATCATCAATACAAAGTTGGTCATTTATTTTGCtagcattttaatttcttgttACTTCCTTTTCTGGCTCAGCGGCCCAAAGAGAATCTTGGCTTTCAATACGAGTACTATAAATTCttactttttttgtttcatgtgTTATCTTTGAACTTTGTTGGAGTTAGGAGACCTTTGCACAGTTGGACGGAATagctttgtaaaaaaaaaatattttagatactTACTGGCTGGCAAGCTCCGGGTCGAATCTGGTGGGCATCTGCAGCACGGGCAGGTCTTTGGTGGAGATCCCGCGGTGCTGCCGCGACATGTGCGAGTGGAGAGAGTTCCTGGACTTGGCCACGGTGCCGCACAGCACGCAACTGTTGGGAAATTATGTTATGTGttacaaaatcaattttagtattgaacgtaataaatagaaaaaaaaaatggattgaAATAATCACAAAGGCACTTCTAAAAGGGTCATAAATTCGAGTGGATTCTTTACTAAATTAATGAGAATTACTTACCGATATCCAGGGCAGACAGTATGCTTGTCTTCCAGATGCGTCCTGAGTGTGTGCGCAGAGCGGTAAATCTTGCCGCATTTGGGACATGGACGAGGGTCCGTAGCTCGTACCCTCAGCAGGTCTTGATTCCGCCGGCAAGCTGTAAgaaatttagttattatttttgaaataatactcAAATGTAAGCATAGAATTTTGCGTGTGATCTTACCTTTTTAATGCTTCTACATTTAAAGTTACAAATTCTGTCCAATGTTGCCAGTAAAACAGTACATTTTCTACTtcgtagttttattatttatgtatttatataagcAGACACTTTCCTTcgggtaaaaattaaattattacgtaTATATCGTATCACTAATACATTCGCAACTAGAATCGTTTACTCACATTGAACATTTGGTTATTGAATGACTAATTTACATTGTtgtcttaaatttatttattaatataaagatatacGGTTGCCTTAGAGGCGCCAGGAACAATTTCAACTACTCGCTAATTAccaataatttttttggagATCTATGAAACGTTTCCTATCGCATATATTTCGAAGGCATCATTTGCTGTACTAACTCTAATACATTTGTAGTAATATAGCGGATTGTCGGTTACTGTAcaacagaatataaattatgtttttttttttcgaatatgttattcatacaattttattattatttaggtattgaAATTTGGGCATTGCCATATCTAAAATTCTATTTGTACAGTAACCGATATATCTTCATATCTGAATTCTCTAATCCGCGTGCTATTGCAATAACAACGTCGTTGTCCTAGGAAAAACTtcataaaagaatatatactATGTTTGGTGTATTTCCCTTGtcactattaaaatatatgcgactggaatttttctatttacaagttaaataaaccCCTCTCGTAATATTTTCGTATGTTCGTCTACACTGACTAGATATGTTTTAGATTGTGCACGTACGGCCAGCGttcatgttaaataaatactcttATGATTGGAAGTAAACTTATTCTTAACTATTGCGTTAGAAGGcattagatttttattctatttcgTATTGTCTTATCTATGGTCAAAAATATACAGCCCGTACAATGGTTTGAGGGTGAGATTATTTCAGTATGgagtaataagtatataaattgacGGTGTGTAATCACATAGACCTCTGCCAATTCATGTTATATCCTATGGAGTTTTGCACCTGGTTATATCAATTATCATagcctttatttttatctgtccGATTTTAAGAACTTTCTGcgtgtgtgttattgctagattttatttaagtcgcctaaagaactctaattgtatttgtatttaccCAGAAAGCGTGTTTAGTTACCAAGAAATTGGCAAAGGTATTTGTGTTATCAAAAACAGCtggccaataagaaaaaagatataaaaaccATTGTAACGGTATCAGAAACGATGAGCGATGTCCTGACAATTGAACACAATGTCATACTTAGCTAAAGGTCACAGAAGCTGTGGTCAGACTGCCATGTCTTGTAGTATTCTATTTGATTCATAATTGACTAGTTGTaccaaaagaaaattaatatttgacattgagcattttaattaaaaccataTTTAACACTCGAGCTGTCTCTGTCCACATTTATGTAGGAGACAGTGATAGCAGAACAATTGAGGATGGCttcatatttacatttaaatgttaattccGATCACTGCTTCTGTGATCGCCTTTCTGGCTTATGACATAACCAGAGAGTCAGGACACCATACCTAAAGTTACAAACAAGGGAACAGGAGAAGCAACAATGGAAGttacagacagcgggaagtcTCGACATTCGACTTAACGTCGACATTCTTAGTTGCATTTCGTATCCTATCAATGGCACCAATCATCACATGTCATAATGCGCTTACTTAATATATATCCTTACTTAAACAATATCAGTCTATTctactacaaaaataattttcagtcGATTTATCCTACTGCTTTATACAACAAACACGACAGCGGAATATGAAAATGCATCCTGGAGATCATTTTTTTCGGTTTATTATAAGCCCCACTTGTAAGTAGTTCCATTTCACAGccgttatttttacaaatttttactttcataACCTAATCTTCTGCGAACGAGTTGCGTTCTCTTTTGTTGTCTAGTTCGCCCAGCCACAACTCCATTTGAGAGTTTTCATTTTGTCCCATTGCTTGCGGTGTTTTATTCTCATGTGATTTCTCACGGAGTTGGGATGTGCGAAGTACCTCGCGCAAGAGGCGACCGGGCAGACGGGGCTGTCCCTCGGATAGTGAGCTTCGAGATGACGACGCGCCAGCGCCAGCGAGCCCAGCGGCGTTGAGCACAGCGGACACTGCAGCCGCTGTAGCATCCCCTCCTCCAGGTACTTTAGCAACTCGTTCCCGCGCACCTCCCCCTCCCCCTCGACGCTACCCCTCACCGGGTTTGCCAACGCGCGCTGCGCCCCGGCATCTGTAATGCCGACAGCACTATGTTACTCAAAAGCACGCGTTGGCAAATCCGGCGGTAATAATAATACGCTACCCCCTAACGACAAAAAATGACCGTAATAAAatctctaaaaatattacgccGTTATTTAATACGATATACCGGTAAAGAGTTCTTTTACGTCCTCGATTACGTACGTCCATTGGcacatgtattttattgtacaggCCGAGGATAAGATGGGATCACCACCAGGCGCCGAGCGGCGGGGGCGCGGGTGTGGGCGGCGCGCGCTCGACGTCGCGCCGTCTCTAAGAGTTCTGTCGCTGGCGGATGCCGTGCGCTTGCAGCTGGTGGTTGATGAGGTAGTGCTTGGTTTTGCACTTCTTGCCGCAGTGCTGGCAAGGGAACCACTGGTCGCGGTCGGTCTGCGAGTGCACATTGAGCATATGCTGGCGCAGGTTGGAGGTGGAGGAGTACACGCGGCCGCACAGGGGGCACTGCGGCCGGTAGCCCATCGCCGCCCCGCCCGCGAGGGCCGCCCCTGTAACACAGAGGCGGCGGTTAGACACAGTTCCGATGATATAATCGTTTAAGCGCTATTGTGAGTGTATCGGTCGGACGGGTCCGCGGACGGGGCGGGCTCGCGGCGCCTCTGTTTGACGCCGTGTATAGAGTTCATGTGTATCTGCATGTACTGGCGCGTCTTGAACGCCTTGCCGCAGACGGGACAGGAGTGCGCGAGCGTGCGCGCCGCGTGCACGTTGAGGATGTGTTGCTTGAGGTTGCTATTGTTGCTGTAGAGCTTGCCGCACTCGGGGCAGGCGGGCTTGACGGGCTCACCGTTTCCATAGCCGCCCGCTCCGGCGCCGTACTGCGGGTAGCCGCGCTCCTCGGCCTTCGCAGCCTTCCCCTCGCCGCCGCCCGGCCAGGTCGCTCCTGGGGCAGACGGAGGACTCGTTCAATGCTCGCTTCGTTCCCTATTCTCATTCGGCCTACTCGTTTTTCAATTCAACTTTCAAACGCGGATACGAAATGTAACTTCCATCGTTGCTAGGTTTTTTCCGAATTTTGTTTCTATACATTACTTTTTGGTGGC
Coding sequences within:
- the ab gene encoding protein abrupt isoform X2, which gives rise to MATETAGGAAVGGEQQYSLRWNDFHSAMVSSFRRLRDEEDFVDVTLACAGATFSAHKVVLSACSPYFRRLLKANPCQHPIVILRDVHDKDMESLLRFMYQGEVHIGQEQLKEFLRAAQLLQVRGLTDVPAPAPVPTLDQKSSPSASSWTETGSGGSREGRESQQREGRRSRRPEDGAANTPPPKRARSSDLYQAQLKTRTEQLMQVQGSSPERLGANGHELGLFGQVLDSTQNQHLSGASNNLSGDGEESSSDAGASDTEGETRAKQEPLDYDDPATMANTNGTLSNFPGLLNLPGFPGLPGPSGIADNYACRRNQDLLRVRATDPRPCPKCGKIYRSAHTLRTHLEDKHTVCPGYRCVLCGTVAKSRNSLHSHMSRQHRGISTKDLPVLQMPTRFDPELASQLLAKAGVKVSPEQLRARASPTGPRRSDIKLDAKSAASESSSICGDNDNDDLSQSRYQDSIPVSPPHINNLANTTITKVPAVRAVTAKTMENLPHNLGAAMKHDDYPPGYGGSAILDTYMQYFGMNAAKLAQQMTTMHMDRKTYDEPSPQMGSLPPHPTNLAHQRFLKQMQRQYTDTMTKPDIMRNSDEPLDLGKERQRNDSISDMEIDKHEAADKENSKDYNDDDRNRMNNSEQDMDNSGQEEGDYSEDEHKNAS
- the ab gene encoding protein abrupt isoform X1, with translation MATETGGAAVGGEQQYSLRWNDFHSAMVSSFRRLRDEEDFVDVTLACAGATFSAHKVVLSACSPYFRRLLKANPCQHPIVILRDVHDKDMESLLRFMYQGEVHIGQEQLKEFLRAAQLLQVRGLTDVPAPAPVPTLDQKSSPSASSWTETGSGGSREGRESQQREGRRSRRPEDGAANTPPPKRARSSDLYQAQLKTRTEQLMQVQGSSPERLGANGHELGLFGQVLDSTQNQHLSGASNNLSGDGEESSSDAGASDTEGETRAKQEPLDYDDPATMANTNGTLSNFPGLLNLPGFPGLPGPSGIADNYACRRNQDLLRVRATDPRPCPKCGKIYRSAHTLRTHLEDKHTVCPGYRCVLCGTVAKSRNSLHSHMSRQHRGISTKDLPVLQMPTRFDPELASQLLAKAGVKVSPEQLRARASPTGPRRSDIKLDAKSAASESSSICGDNDNDDLSQSRYQDSIPVSPPHINNLANTTITKVPAVRAVTAKTMENLPHNLGAAMKHDDYPPGYGGSAILDTYMQYFGENLFGMNAAKLAQQMTTMHMDRKTYDEPSPQMGSLPPHPTNLAHQRFLKQMQRQYTDTMTKPDIMRNSDEPLDLGKERQRNDSISDMEIDKHEAADKENSKDYNDDDRNRMNNSEQDMDNSGQEEGDYSEDEHKNAS
- the ab gene encoding protein abrupt isoform X3 — its product is MATETGGAAVGGEQQYSLRWNDFHSAMVSSFRRLRDEEDFVDVTLACAGATFSAHKVVLSACSPYFRRLLKANPCQHPIVILRDVHDKDMESLLRFMYQGEVHIGQEQLKEFLRAAQLLQVRGLTDVPAPAPVPTLDQKSSPSASSWTETGSGGSREGRESQQREGRRSRRPEDGAANTPPPKRARSSDLYQAQLKTRTEQLMQVQGSSPERLGANGHELGLFGQVLDSTQNQHLSGASNNLSGDGEESSSDAGASDTEGETRAKQEPLDYDDPATMANTNGTLSNFPGLLNLPGFPGLPGPSGIADNYACRRNQDLLRVRATDPRPCPKCGKIYRSAHTLRTHLEDKHTVCPGYRCVLCGTVAKSRNSLHSHMSRQHRGISTKDLPVLQMPTRFDPELASQLLAKAGVKVSPEQLRARASPTGPRRSDIKLDAKSAASESSSICGDNDNDDLSQSRYQDSIPVSPPHINNLANTTITKVPAVRAVTAKTMENLPHNLGAAMKHDDYPPGYGGSAILDTYMQYFGMNAAKLAQQMTTMHMDRKTYDEPSPQMGSLPPHPTNLAHQRFLKQMQRQYTDTMTKPDIMRNSDEPLDLGKERQRNDSISDMEIDKHEAADKENSKDYNDDDRNRMNNSEQDMDNSGQEEGDYSEDEHKNAS
- the ab gene encoding protein abrupt isoform X4, which produces MATETAGGAAVGGEQQYSLRWNDFHSAMVSSFRRLRDEEDFVDVTLACAGATFSAHKVVLSACSPYFRRLLKANPCQHPIVILRDVHDKDMESLLRFMYQGEVHIGQEQLKEFLRAAQLLQVRGLTDVPAPAPVPTLDQKSSPSASSWTETGSGGSREGRESQQREGRRSRRPEDGAANTPPPKRARSSDLYQAQLKTRTEQLMQVQGSSPERLGANGHELGLFGQVLDSTQNQHLSGASNNLSGDGEESSSDAGASDTEGETRAKQEPLDYDDPATMANTNGTLSNFPGLLNLPGFPGLPGPSGIADNYACRRNQDLLRVRATDPRPCPKCGKIYRSAHTLRTHLEDKHTVCPGYRCVLCGTVAKSRNSLHSHMSRQHRGISTKDLPVLQMPTRFDPELASQLLAKAGVKVSPEQLRARASPTGPRRSDIKLDAKSAASESSSICGDNDNDDLSQSRYQDSIPVSPPHINNLANTTITKVPAVRAVTAKTMENLPHNLGAAMKHDDYPPGYGGSAILDTYMQYFGENLFGMNAAKLAQQMTTMHMDRKTYDEPSPQMGSLPPHPTNLAHQRFLKQMQRQYTDTMTKPDIMRNSDEPLDLGKERQRNDSISDMEIDKHEAADKENSKDYNDDDRNRMNNSEQDMDNSGQEEGDYSEDEHKNAS